In the genome of Bacillus sp. S3, one region contains:
- a CDS encoding autoinducer 2 ABC transporter substrate-binding protein: protein MKKFLSIILMVVMMFAMAACSNEETSGTGKGSTASGNGDLLDPANYKSDKDKSEWTIGVVTKDNTAAWFKRMKVGVDKYGKDMNIKVIQKGPANADAASQVQVIDDLIAQGVDALAVVPIDPGAIEASLENALSKGIVVVTHEASNQKNTLFDVEAFTSEDFGAKIMDSLAEAMGKKGKYAVMVGYTTSTTHMEYANAQKARQEEAYKDMELINKGEVPSAESEESVDVAYEKAKQILKANPDLKGFTGVASTDSPGIANAVEELGLSGKVSIVGVGTPNEFSNYVKAGTINKLLLWDPADAGYAMVSVAAKILAGEEVAEGADLGVKGYESVKIVKGANNTLIGNAPLEITKENIDQYDF from the coding sequence ATGAAAAAGTTTTTGTCAATCATTCTAATGGTGGTCATGATGTTCGCCATGGCAGCATGTTCCAATGAAGAAACAAGCGGAACAGGAAAAGGTTCAACAGCAAGTGGGAATGGAGATCTATTAGATCCAGCTAACTACAAATCAGATAAAGACAAATCCGAATGGACCATTGGTGTTGTGACAAAAGACAACACTGCAGCATGGTTTAAACGAATGAAGGTTGGCGTAGATAAGTACGGGAAGGATATGAATATTAAGGTCATTCAAAAAGGGCCTGCTAATGCGGATGCTGCTTCCCAAGTACAAGTCATTGATGACCTGATTGCCCAAGGTGTAGATGCCCTTGCCGTTGTACCGATTGATCCAGGTGCCATTGAAGCCTCTTTAGAAAATGCTTTATCAAAGGGGATCGTTGTTGTTACACATGAAGCTTCTAACCAAAAGAATACACTATTCGATGTTGAGGCATTTACATCCGAAGATTTTGGTGCAAAGATTATGGACTCCCTTGCAGAAGCGATGGGTAAGAAAGGGAAATATGCCGTAATGGTAGGTTATACAACAAGTACCACACATATGGAGTATGCAAACGCTCAAAAAGCCCGTCAAGAAGAAGCCTATAAGGACATGGAACTGATTAATAAGGGTGAAGTTCCAAGTGCGGAATCAGAGGAAAGTGTCGATGTAGCGTATGAAAAAGCAAAACAAATCTTAAAAGCGAACCCTGATTTGAAAGGCTTTACAGGAGTAGCATCGACTGACAGTCCAGGGATCGCGAATGCGGTCGAGGAGTTAGGTTTATCCGGAAAAGTTAGCATTGTCGGTGTAGGAACACCTAATGAATTCTCTAATTATGTAAAGGCCGGAACGATTAATAAACTATTACTATGGGATCCGGCAGATGCTGGTTATGCAATGGTTTCCGTTGCTGCCAAGATTTTGGCAGGTGAAGAAGTTGCAGAAGGCGCGGATCTAGGTGTGAAAGGGTATGAAAGTGTAAAAATCGTGAAAGGCGCGAATAACACCCTTATTGGAAATGCACCACTCGAAATTACGAAAGAAAATATTGATCAATACGATTTCTAA
- the hxlB gene encoding 6-phospho-3-hexuloisomerase, producing MFQSNLKAITVELSEVFDKLDEEKATEVVELIQNAPRIFAAGAGRSGLVMKAFSMRLMHMGFEVHVIGDVTTPNARSGDLFILGTGSGETGSLITYANKAKKLGLNIITLTSFVDSTLGNLADITLQIPAPTPKSDKTSDITSIQPMGALFEQSLLICLDGLIMELMAVKTKDAHQMFQNHANLE from the coding sequence ATGTTTCAATCCAATTTAAAGGCAATAACAGTAGAATTATCTGAGGTATTTGACAAACTAGATGAAGAAAAAGCGACTGAGGTTGTTGAACTTATCCAGAACGCTCCCCGTATTTTTGCAGCCGGTGCAGGCCGATCCGGGTTAGTGATGAAAGCGTTCTCTATGAGGCTGATGCACATGGGCTTTGAAGTTCATGTGATTGGAGACGTTACCACTCCTAATGCAAGATCTGGTGACTTATTCATTTTAGGTACTGGATCCGGAGAAACCGGAAGTTTAATCACCTATGCTAATAAAGCAAAGAAATTAGGATTGAATATCATTACGCTAACTAGTTTCGTAGATTCTACTTTAGGTAATTTGGCAGATATCACTCTGCAAATACCGGCTCCAACCCCAAAGTCTGATAAAACGAGCGACATTACATCTATTCAACCAATGGGTGCCCTATTCGAACAATCGTTATTGATTTGTTTGGATGGACTTATTATGGAACTTATGGCTGTAAAAACAAAAGATGCCCATCAAATGTTTCAAAATCATGCCAATCTTGAGTGA
- a CDS encoding response regulator — translation MRGIKTVIVDDEPRIRKGIERLVLSNGEEWEVIGVFSDGQEAYEAIVNQFEAIDLLITDVQMPIMDGITLIKKLNGESHDFFTMFISGYDDFKYLQEAIREGAVDYILKPIDRGKFQLQLDEVKEKIRNKQKEDERRKEIEERALQLTYAKQIHHLSELTWNDETDFSLMDWTFQFPKGHYQLMHIDIDQMLEKVKGVSPSAVRELHLAVEKMMNELLEDRLGYPEVKHWIWKKGNVSFWLLLLHDEPEGDGSPFSYLVEEYLLKLKKAIQRDFPFTVSIAYGNEFEDLSLLPAMRDQLLSLMQFRIIEGGNKIFHQSTLNQLSNEKTLMMPSSVYKYTEQTVHAVREKNEREVIKAISGFFHELETLKSPLLIQESIRYLCIRIIKCWMENDGFGEEINLLMKAIHFTKKAANLTQIKEGIKDWVTSLVNKLQEMDSSHSDPISKAKEWIHQNLSESITIKKVADQVYLNPTYLCEYFKTQTGETVLNYVTQTRLKKAMELLEKTDLKIYDVSVRVGYQDTKYFSKLFKQWTSQSPSQYREKYHNLSV, via the coding sequence GTGAGAGGAATTAAAACTGTTATTGTAGATGATGAGCCAAGAATTAGGAAGGGGATTGAAAGGCTGGTTCTCTCAAATGGGGAAGAGTGGGAAGTGATCGGTGTATTTTCGGACGGGCAGGAAGCGTATGAAGCGATTGTGAATCAATTTGAAGCGATTGATTTATTAATCACGGATGTTCAAATGCCGATTATGGATGGTATCACATTGATCAAAAAATTAAACGGCGAGTCACATGATTTTTTTACCATGTTTATCAGCGGCTATGATGACTTTAAGTATTTACAAGAAGCCATCCGTGAAGGGGCAGTTGATTACATTTTAAAACCAATTGATCGAGGGAAATTTCAATTGCAATTAGATGAAGTGAAGGAAAAAATCAGGAATAAACAAAAAGAAGATGAAAGACGGAAAGAGATCGAAGAAAGGGCATTGCAGCTAACATATGCCAAACAAATTCACCATTTAAGTGAATTAACATGGAATGATGAGACAGACTTCTCGTTAATGGACTGGACGTTCCAGTTTCCAAAAGGTCATTACCAATTAATGCATATCGATATTGATCAAATGTTGGAAAAAGTAAAAGGGGTTTCGCCTTCAGCGGTGAGGGAGTTGCATCTTGCCGTTGAAAAGATGATGAACGAGCTGCTGGAGGATCGACTGGGTTATCCAGAGGTAAAACATTGGATTTGGAAAAAAGGGAATGTAAGTTTTTGGTTATTGCTGTTACATGATGAACCGGAGGGAGACGGTTCTCCTTTCTCCTATTTAGTGGAAGAGTATCTATTGAAGTTAAAAAAGGCGATTCAACGGGACTTTCCATTTACCGTGTCCATCGCATACGGAAATGAATTTGAGGACCTGTCCCTTTTGCCCGCGATGAGGGACCAATTGCTGTCATTAATGCAATTTCGCATCATTGAAGGCGGAAATAAAATCTTTCACCAAAGCACCTTGAACCAGCTTTCAAACGAAAAAACGTTAATGATGCCATCCTCCGTGTACAAATATACAGAACAGACCGTTCATGCTGTCCGTGAAAAAAACGAACGGGAAGTGATAAAGGCTATAAGCGGCTTTTTCCATGAATTGGAGACGTTGAAATCGCCGCTATTAATTCAGGAATCGATCCGATATTTATGTATTCGAATTATTAAATGCTGGATGGAAAACGATGGATTCGGAGAAGAGATTAATTTACTGATGAAGGCGATTCACTTCACAAAAAAGGCAGCTAATTTAACGCAAATAAAAGAAGGGATCAAGGATTGGGTGACAAGCCTCGTGAATAAGCTGCAAGAAATGGACTCTAGTCATTCCGACCCGATTTCTAAGGCAAAGGAATGGATCCATCAAAATCTTAGTGAAAGTATTACAATCAAAAAAGTGGCGGATCAGGTGTATTTAAACCCAACCTATTTATGCGAGTACTTTAAGACCCAGACTGGTGAAACGGTATTGAATTATGTCACGCAAACCCGATTAAAAAAGGCGATGGAACTGCTCGAAAAAACGGATCTGAAAATTTATGATGTGTCTGTCCGGGTTGGCTATCAAGATACGAAATATTTCAGCAAGCTGTTTAAACAGTGGACAAGTCAGTCTCCGTCACAATATCGGGAGAAGTACCACAACCTATCTGTATAA